A genome region from Staphylococcus capitis subsp. capitis includes the following:
- a CDS encoding energy-coupling factor transporter transmembrane protein EcfT, which translates to MFERWKKRHTFVDDVNIITKLILGIALFFFIIFIHNFDFMIYIVLLMFIFLLLFNGTEFKITGLFILVTTLFALLSSLFMILYGDGEHMLVKFGIVQISEESIVRGLHLSLRTITVSMFGILIALTSQIVMIFYSLMQHLKIKPKIAYAFMAAIRMVPLIISSLIQLRRSLKMRYQMIDASNYKGLKRLNHLVIPLLSQNIRRAHQLSVAMESKGFKDGPRTYYYKTPFSYKDLVFIVCVLMIIGLSFILSSYIPLTGIHDVRFGKLG; encoded by the coding sequence TTGTTTGAAAGATGGAAGAAACGTCACACCTTTGTTGATGATGTAAATATTATTACGAAATTGATACTAGGGATAGCACTGTTTTTCTTTATAATTTTTATTCATAATTTCGATTTTATGATTTATATCGTGTTACTCATGTTCATTTTCTTACTATTATTTAATGGCACAGAATTTAAAATTACAGGTCTATTCATACTCGTTACCACCCTATTCGCACTACTATCATCACTATTTATGATTCTTTATGGAGATGGCGAGCATATGTTAGTGAAATTTGGAATTGTTCAAATCAGTGAAGAAAGTATTGTTCGCGGCTTACATCTTTCTTTAAGAACTATAACAGTATCAATGTTTGGTATTCTGATTGCATTAACATCTCAAATAGTTATGATTTTTTATAGTTTAATGCAACATCTGAAAATCAAACCTAAAATCGCTTATGCCTTTATGGCAGCGATTCGAATGGTACCTTTAATTATTAGTTCATTAATACAATTGAGACGCTCATTAAAAATGAGATACCAAATGATTGATGCCTCTAATTACAAAGGGCTCAAAAGATTAAATCATTTAGTTATTCCATTATTAAGTCAAAACATAAGACGTGCTCATCAACTCTCAGTTGCGATGGAATCTAAAGGATTTAAAGATGGTCCTAGAACATACTATTACAAGACACCTTTCTCTTATAAAGATTTAGTATTTATTGTATGTGTATTAATGATTATTGGGTTGTCTTTCATACTATCAAGTTATATACCATTAACTGGCATTCACGATGTACGTTTTGGTAAATTAGGATAA
- the purM gene encoding phosphoribosylformylglycinamidine cyclo-ligase translates to MSKAYEQSGVNIHAGYEAVERITSHVERTMRKEVLGGLGGFGATFDLSQLNMKAPVLVSGTDGVGTKLKLAIDHDKHDTIGIDAVAMCVNDILTTGAEPLYFLDYIATNKVVPLIIEQIVKGVSDGCEQTNTALIGGETAEMGEMYHEGEYDIAGFAVGAVEKDEYIDGSKVEAGQAIIGLASNGIHSNGYSLVRKLIKESGVNLNDDFNGKSFLETFLAPTELYVKPILKLKKHVDIKAMNHITGGGFYENIPRALPKGLSARIDTTSFPTQEVFNWLQRQGNISTDEMYNIFNMGIGYTVIVDKKDVSTALATLQELDVKAYEIGEVIEDAHTPLHLMGVES, encoded by the coding sequence ATGTCTAAAGCGTATGAACAATCAGGTGTAAATATTCATGCAGGTTATGAAGCGGTAGAGAGAATAACAAGTCATGTCGAACGTACGATGCGTAAAGAAGTTTTAGGTGGACTTGGAGGTTTTGGTGCTACTTTCGATTTATCTCAACTCAATATGAAAGCACCTGTACTAGTTTCTGGTACAGATGGTGTAGGTACAAAACTAAAACTTGCTATTGATCATGACAAACACGATACGATTGGTATTGATGCTGTAGCGATGTGTGTGAATGATATTTTAACAACTGGCGCAGAACCTCTATATTTCTTAGACTACATTGCTACAAATAAAGTAGTTCCATTAATTATTGAACAAATCGTTAAAGGTGTAAGTGATGGTTGTGAACAAACTAATACCGCGTTAATTGGTGGAGAAACTGCAGAAATGGGTGAAATGTATCACGAAGGTGAGTACGATATTGCAGGTTTTGCAGTGGGAGCTGTTGAAAAAGATGAGTACATAGATGGTTCCAAAGTGGAAGCAGGACAGGCAATTATTGGCTTAGCATCAAATGGTATTCATTCTAACGGTTATAGTTTGGTTAGAAAGCTCATTAAGGAATCAGGCGTAAACTTAAACGATGATTTCAATGGTAAGTCTTTTTTAGAGACATTTTTAGCACCAACTGAATTATATGTAAAGCCAATTCTTAAATTGAAAAAGCATGTGGATATTAAAGCAATGAATCATATCACTGGTGGCGGATTTTATGAAAATATCCCTAGAGCTTTGCCTAAAGGTTTGTCGGCTAGAATAGATACAACATCATTCCCGACACAAGAAGTTTTTAATTGGTTGCAACGACAAGGGAATATTAGTACAGATGAAATGTACAATATCTTTAACATGGGTATAGGTTACACCGTTATAGTAGATAAAAAAGATGTATCAACAGCTTTAGCGACCTTACAAGAGCTTGATGTCAAAGCTTATGAAATTGGTGAAGTGATTGAAGATGCTCATACACCACTTCATTTAATGGGGGTAGAATCGTGA
- the purF gene encoding amidophosphoribosyltransferase — MFNYSGLNEECGVFGIWNHPEAAQLTYMGLHSLQHRGQEGAGIVVSDDQTLKGERGLGLLTEAIKDTNMENLKGYPHAIGHVRYATSGNKGIENIQPFLYHFYDMSVGICHNGNLINAQSLRQNLEEHGAIFHSSSDTEVIMHLIRRSKAPTFEEALKESLRQIKGGFTFAILTKDALYGAVDPNAIRPLVVGKMENGAYILASETCAIDVLGAEFVQDIHAGEYVIINDDGIVVKNYTRHINTAISAMEYIYFARPDSTIAGKNVHAVRKASGKRLAEESPAKADMVIGVPNSSLSAASGYAEQIGLPYEMGLVKNQYVARTFIQPTQELREQGVRVKLSAVKDIVEGKKIILVDDSIVRGTTCKRIVKMLKDSGADEVHVRIASPEFMFPSFYGIDVSTTAELISASKSPEEIKDYIGADSLAYLSVDGLIDSIGLNYDAPYRGLCVESFTGDYPAGLYDYEKNYKSHLSERQKAYIANNKHYFDSEGNLHV, encoded by the coding sequence CAAGAAGGTGCAGGGATTGTTGTTTCGGATGATCAAACACTTAAAGGTGAAAGAGGACTAGGTTTACTGACTGAAGCAATTAAAGATACGAATATGGAAAATTTGAAAGGGTACCCTCATGCGATTGGTCATGTGCGTTATGCAACATCTGGTAATAAAGGAATTGAAAATATACAACCGTTCTTATATCACTTTTATGATATGAGTGTCGGTATTTGTCATAACGGTAATTTAATTAATGCACAATCTTTACGCCAAAATTTAGAAGAACATGGTGCTATATTCCATTCATCATCAGATACAGAAGTCATCATGCATTTAATTCGTCGCAGTAAAGCACCGACCTTTGAAGAAGCACTTAAAGAAAGCTTACGCCAAATTAAAGGTGGTTTTACCTTTGCGATACTTACTAAAGATGCACTCTATGGTGCAGTCGACCCTAATGCGATTCGTCCTCTTGTAGTTGGTAAAATGGAAAATGGTGCTTATATCTTAGCTAGTGAGACCTGTGCCATTGATGTTCTAGGTGCAGAGTTTGTACAAGATATCCATGCTGGAGAATATGTCATTATCAATGATGACGGAATAGTAGTTAAAAATTATACTCGCCATATTAATACTGCTATTTCGGCAATGGAATATATTTATTTTGCAAGACCAGATTCTACAATAGCCGGTAAGAATGTACACGCTGTGAGAAAAGCTTCTGGTAAACGACTTGCAGAAGAAAGCCCTGCCAAAGCGGATATGGTAATCGGAGTACCTAATTCTTCGTTGTCTGCAGCTAGTGGTTATGCTGAACAAATAGGACTTCCTTATGAAATGGGACTCGTTAAAAACCAATATGTTGCACGTACATTTATTCAACCTACTCAAGAATTACGTGAGCAGGGTGTGCGTGTTAAATTATCGGCAGTCAAAGATATTGTAGAAGGTAAGAAAATCATCCTCGTAGATGATTCAATCGTGCGCGGAACTACGTGTAAAAGAATTGTAAAAATGCTTAAAGATTCAGGGGCTGATGAAGTGCATGTGAGAATTGCTTCTCCAGAGTTCATGTTCCCTAGTTTCTATGGTATTGATGTGTCGACTACTGCTGAATTAATTTCAGCAAGTAAATCACCAGAAGAAATTAAAGACTATATTGGTGCTGATTCACTTGCATATCTAAGTGTTGATGGGCTTATAGACTCAATTGGTTTAAATTATGATGCCCCGTATCGTGGTTTATGTGTGGAAAGTTTCACAGGTGATTATCCAGCAGGTCTTTACGATTATGAAAAGAATTACAAGTCACATTTAAGTGAGCGTCAGAAAGCGTATATAGCTAATAATAAACATTATTTTGATAGTGAGGGAAACTTACATGTCTAA
- the purD gene encoding phosphoribosylamine--glycine ligase translates to MKVLVIGAGGREHALASKINQSSLVEKVYAIPGNEAMVKVAEIHNEIAESNHQEIINFAKNKNIDWVIIGPEQPLIDGLGDLLRQQGVKVFGPGQDVAQIEGSKLFAKQLMEKYDIPTADYREVSNQSDALKYVETCELPVVIKKDGLAAGKGVIIAKTRDEAIEGVKAVYPEEQGRVVFESFLEGEEFSLMTFVNGDYAVPFDCIAQDHKRAYDNDEGPNTGGMGAYCPVPHISENVLRQTNERIAQPIAQAMSKEGHHFFGLLYIGAILTKEGPKVIEFNARFGDPEAQVILTRLDSDLMQHIIDLEEREPIDFKWKEEAVVGVMLASKGYPGAYDKGYKVSGFDLDSHYFVSGLKKDGDHFVNAGGRVILAIGEGATVKDAQVAAYNNVDKIESDNLFYRKDIGNKAIK, encoded by the coding sequence ATGAAAGTTTTAGTTATCGGAGCTGGTGGACGTGAACATGCGTTAGCTTCTAAAATTAATCAATCATCACTCGTTGAAAAGGTCTATGCTATACCAGGCAATGAAGCAATGGTTAAAGTGGCTGAAATTCATAATGAAATAGCCGAGTCAAATCATCAAGAGATAATCAATTTCGCTAAAAATAAAAACATTGATTGGGTGATCATTGGTCCAGAACAACCATTAATTGACGGTCTAGGAGATTTGCTTAGACAACAAGGGGTAAAAGTATTTGGCCCCGGACAAGATGTTGCTCAAATTGAAGGCTCTAAGCTATTTGCGAAACAACTAATGGAAAAGTATGACATCCCCACCGCAGATTATAGGGAAGTTTCAAATCAATCAGATGCTCTAAAATATGTTGAAACGTGTGAGTTGCCAGTAGTTATTAAGAAAGATGGTTTAGCAGCTGGAAAAGGTGTAATCATTGCCAAAACACGTGATGAGGCAATCGAAGGTGTAAAAGCTGTATATCCTGAAGAGCAGGGACGAGTTGTTTTTGAAAGCTTTCTAGAGGGTGAAGAGTTTTCTCTTATGACATTCGTTAATGGTGATTATGCAGTTCCTTTTGATTGTATCGCTCAAGATCATAAACGTGCATATGACAATGATGAAGGGCCTAATACTGGTGGTATGGGTGCATATTGTCCCGTTCCACATATTAGTGAAAATGTACTTCGTCAAACAAATGAGCGCATTGCCCAGCCTATTGCTCAAGCGATGAGTAAAGAGGGGCATCATTTCTTTGGCTTACTTTATATTGGAGCTATTCTAACTAAAGAGGGCCCTAAGGTGATAGAGTTTAATGCGAGATTTGGGGATCCAGAAGCGCAGGTAATACTCACACGTTTAGATAGTGATTTAATGCAGCACATCATTGATTTAGAAGAACGTGAACCAATTGATTTTAAATGGAAAGAAGAAGCAGTTGTAGGAGTAATGTTAGCGTCCAAAGGATATCCAGGAGCTTATGACAAAGGGTATAAAGTTAGTGGTTTCGACTTAGATTCTCATTATTTCGTTAGTGGTTTAAAGAAAGATGGAGACCATTTTGTTAATGCTGGTGGGCGTGTGATTTTAGCCATCGGCGAAGGAGCTACGGTTAAGGATGCACAAGTTGCTGCTTATAACAATGTAGATAAAATTGAAAGTGATAATCTTTTCTATCGTAAGGATATAGGTAATAAAGCAATAAAATAG
- the purN gene encoding phosphoribosylglycinamide formyltransferase: MIKIAIFASGSGSNFENIVKRVQDGDLPHIEVTALYTDKANAQCIERAKKLNIPVHINQPKDFASKSAYEQQLLKHLSDGGVQWIVLAGYMRLVGQDLLQAFEGRMLNIHPSLLPKYKGLDAIGQAFESGDSVTGSTVHYVDSGMDTGEIIEQQQCDIRTDDTKEDLEERVKNLEYELYPRVIAKIIK, encoded by the coding sequence GTGATTAAAATAGCGATTTTCGCTTCCGGTTCAGGTAGTAACTTTGAAAATATCGTTAAACGTGTTCAAGATGGTGATTTACCTCATATAGAAGTAACTGCACTATACACTGATAAAGCAAACGCTCAATGTATAGAACGTGCTAAAAAACTAAATATACCTGTTCATATTAACCAACCCAAAGACTTTGCTTCAAAGTCTGCTTATGAACAACAGTTGCTTAAACATTTATCCGACGGAGGGGTTCAATGGATAGTTTTAGCAGGTTATATGAGATTGGTTGGACAAGATTTACTCCAAGCCTTTGAAGGACGCATGTTGAATATACATCCTTCACTATTGCCTAAATATAAGGGGTTAGATGCAATAGGACAAGCGTTTGAAAGTGGAGATTCAGTAACAGGTTCAACTGTTCATTATGTAGATAGTGGCATGGATACGGGAGAAATTATTGAACAACAACAATGTGATATTAGAACGGACGACACAAAAGAAGATCTAGAAGAGAGAGTCAAAAATTTAGAATATGAACTTTATCCTAGAGTTATCGCTAAAATCATTAAATAG
- the purH gene encoding bifunctional phosphoribosylaminoimidazolecarboxamide formyltransferase/IMP cyclohydrolase: MKKAILSVSNKSGIVEFAQSLTSLDYELYSTGGTKRALEDAGIAVKSVSELTQFPEIMDGRVKTLHPAVHGGILADRDKQEHLDQLNEQHIDLIDMVVVNLYPFQKTVENPDVTEADAIENIDIGGPTMLRAAAKNFKHVTTIVHPSDYNEVIDRTKNNQLDEAYKKSLMIKVFEHTNQYDHAIVSFFKGDKETLRYGENPQQSAYFVRTSNSKHTIAGAKQLHGKQLSFNNIKDADAALSLVKKFEEPTAVAVKHMNPCGLGVGETIEDAFKNAYDADNQSIFGGIIALNRTVDAELAETLHSIFLEVVIAPKFTEDALEILTKKKNIRLLEIDMTIDNAEQEFVSVSGGYLVQDKDNKDVKRDDMTVATDAQPTESQWEAMLLGWKVVSSVKSNAVILSNDKQTVGIGAGQMNRVGSAKIAIERAIEINDNVALVSDGFFPMGDTVEYAAEHGIKAIIQPGGSIKDQESIDMANKYGITMVMTGMRHFKH; this comes from the coding sequence ATGAAAAAAGCAATTTTAAGTGTTTCAAATAAAAGTGGAATTGTAGAATTCGCTCAATCATTAACATCATTAGATTATGAATTATATTCTACAGGCGGCACTAAACGTGCGCTAGAAGATGCGGGTATCGCTGTAAAATCAGTATCTGAATTAACTCAATTTCCTGAAATTATGGACGGTCGAGTAAAAACATTACATCCAGCAGTTCATGGAGGTATTTTAGCAGATCGTGATAAACAAGAACATCTCGATCAATTGAATGAACAACATATCGATCTTATCGATATGGTTGTAGTTAACTTATATCCTTTCCAAAAGACAGTAGAAAACCCAGATGTAACTGAAGCAGATGCGATTGAAAATATTGATATTGGTGGACCAACAATGTTACGGGCTGCAGCTAAGAACTTTAAACATGTAACAACAATCGTACATCCTTCCGATTACAATGAGGTCATTGATAGAACTAAAAATAATCAATTGGATGAAGCTTATAAAAAATCATTAATGATTAAAGTATTTGAACATACAAATCAGTATGATCATGCTATTGTAAGTTTCTTTAAAGGTGACAAAGAAACACTTAGATATGGAGAGAATCCTCAACAATCTGCATACTTTGTAAGAACATCTAATAGTAAACACACAATTGCTGGTGCAAAACAATTACATGGTAAACAGTTAAGCTTTAATAATATTAAAGATGCGGATGCGGCACTAAGTTTAGTTAAAAAATTCGAGGAACCTACAGCAGTAGCTGTTAAACATATGAATCCATGTGGTTTAGGTGTTGGAGAAACTATTGAAGATGCTTTTAAAAATGCATATGATGCTGATAATCAATCTATTTTCGGCGGAATTATTGCCTTGAATCGTACAGTAGATGCTGAATTAGCAGAAACATTACATTCAATTTTCTTAGAAGTAGTTATCGCTCCTAAATTTACTGAAGATGCACTTGAAATTTTGACTAAAAAGAAAAATATCCGTTTACTTGAAATAGATATGACAATTGATAATGCTGAACAAGAATTTGTTTCTGTTTCAGGTGGTTATTTAGTGCAAGATAAGGATAATAAGGATGTCAAACGTGATGACATGACTGTTGCAACTGATGCACAACCTACTGAATCACAGTGGGAAGCAATGTTGTTAGGATGGAAAGTTGTAAGTTCTGTTAAAAGTAACGCAGTGATTTTAAGTAACGATAAACAAACAGTTGGTATTGGTGCGGGTCAAATGAATCGTGTTGGTTCAGCTAAAATTGCTATCGAGAGAGCAATTGAAATAAACGATAACGTTGCGCTTGTTTCAGATGGCTTCTTCCCAATGGGAGATACAGTAGAATACGCGGCAGAACATGGTATTAAAGCGATTATTCAACCTGGTGGCTCTATAAAAGACCAAGAATCTATTGATATGGCTAATAAATATGGAATCACAATGGTTATGACTGGAATGCGACACTTCAAGCATTAA
- a CDS encoding ABC transporter ATP-binding protein translates to MLKVKNLRLKYPNGDRKIFDNLNIEINDKEKVLLLGPSGSGKSTLLNVLSGIVPNLIELPMKYDELHIDRQSGVIFQDPDTQFCMPKVYEELAFVLENRKIPRSEMDNEIKKALESVNLKVSDQTYVNHLSGGMKQKLAIVETILQRAKTLFLDEPTAMLDVQATEDLWKKLIELWDDQTVLIVEHKVEHIWQHVDRVLLMNYEGEIIADGTPQHILNDYEHLLTEYGVWHPKAWNNAPRPINLGDQPSHTLFKFEQGQIVRGKQTLFSIDELELHKGEWLTITGKNGAGKTSLLESILQLIKYKGRMTYKNEELKKIKQAAKHMYLVYQNPELQFITNSVYDEIYIHYNHLDPENAEQETTQLLKLLHLDQVKNHHPFEISTGQKRRLSVATALSSKAQIVLLDEPTFGLDSHNTFQLIKLFQERVKQGQTIVMVTHDSEIIRRYPTRRLHVEDGILKEIEGEHVV, encoded by the coding sequence TTGTTAAAAGTAAAAAATTTACGCTTGAAATACCCAAACGGGGATAGAAAAATATTTGATAACTTAAATATTGAGATTAATGATAAAGAAAAAGTGCTTTTACTCGGTCCATCAGGATCGGGTAAAAGCACATTACTTAATGTACTAAGTGGTATTGTTCCTAATTTAATCGAACTACCAATGAAATATGATGAATTACATATCGATCGTCAAAGTGGTGTTATTTTCCAAGACCCTGATACGCAATTCTGTATGCCTAAGGTATACGAAGAGTTAGCTTTTGTGCTAGAAAATCGTAAAATCCCTCGTAGTGAAATGGATAATGAGATAAAAAAAGCGCTTGAATCAGTGAATTTAAAAGTTTCTGATCAAACTTATGTCAATCATCTAAGCGGAGGCATGAAGCAAAAATTAGCTATAGTAGAAACCATTTTACAAAGAGCGAAGACCTTATTCTTAGATGAACCAACTGCAATGTTAGATGTGCAGGCAACTGAGGATTTATGGAAGAAATTAATAGAATTGTGGGACGATCAAACAGTATTAATAGTTGAACATAAGGTTGAACACATCTGGCAACATGTCGATCGTGTACTATTAATGAATTATGAAGGAGAGATCATAGCTGATGGTACTCCTCAACACATCCTTAATGATTATGAACATTTACTAACTGAGTATGGCGTATGGCATCCCAAAGCCTGGAATAATGCGCCACGTCCTATTAATCTAGGTGATCAACCTTCTCATACCTTATTTAAATTTGAACAAGGTCAAATTGTGCGTGGTAAACAAACACTCTTTTCTATAGATGAACTTGAATTACATAAGGGAGAATGGCTAACTATAACAGGGAAAAATGGTGCTGGAAAAACATCTTTACTCGAATCGATACTTCAATTAATAAAATATAAAGGCCGAATGACCTATAAAAACGAAGAATTGAAAAAGATAAAACAAGCAGCGAAACATATGTATCTCGTGTATCAAAATCCAGAATTACAATTTATTACGAATTCTGTCTATGATGAAATTTACATTCATTACAATCATTTAGACCCTGAAAATGCTGAACAAGAAACCACTCAATTGCTTAAATTGCTACACCTAGATCAAGTGAAAAACCATCATCCCTTTGAAATATCAACGGGACAAAAACGGCGATTAAGCGTAGCGACTGCTCTTAGTTCAAAAGCACAAATTGTGTTATTAGATGAACCTACATTCGGTTTGGATAGTCATAATACATTCCAGCTTATTAAACTCTTCCAAGAACGTGTTAAGCAAGGACAAACAATTGTTATGGTTACACATGATTCTGAAATTATTCGTCGCTATCCAACACGTCGTTTACATGTTGAAGATGGCATACTTAAAGAGATTGAAGGTGAACACGTTGTTTGA